In the genome of Porphyrobacter sp. ULC335, one region contains:
- the bchI gene encoding magnesium chelatase ATPase subunit I: MARFPFSAIVGQDEMKQALLIAAVDPSIGGVMVFGDRGTGKSTAARALASLLPPIMAAEGCPYGCSKDDQARYPDVCGSGKMVKRAVPFVDMPLGATEDRVIGSLDLERALRSGEKAFEPGLLAKAHRGFLYIDEINLLEDHLVDLLLDVAASGENVVEREGLSVRHPAKFVLIGSGNPEEGELRPQLLDRFGLSVEVRTPKDIEVRIEIMRLVAANEADPQAFAARWAEDDAATLNRVAKGKARLAKLAPGEDVLRDAAELCLAVGADGLRGELTLMRAARALAALEGAKKVTRKHLIAIAPSALRHRLRRDVLDETGSTVRITRAIAELFG, translated from the coding sequence ATGGCACGCTTCCCTTTCTCCGCAATCGTCGGTCAAGACGAAATGAAACAGGCGCTGCTGATCGCCGCCGTCGATCCCAGTATCGGCGGGGTGATGGTGTTTGGCGATCGGGGGACGGGCAAGTCCACCGCCGCCCGCGCGCTCGCCAGCCTGTTGCCGCCGATCATGGCGGCGGAAGGCTGCCCATACGGCTGCTCCAAGGACGATCAGGCGCGCTACCCCGATGTGTGCGGCAGCGGCAAGATGGTCAAACGCGCCGTGCCCTTCGTCGACATGCCGCTGGGCGCGACCGAGGACCGGGTGATCGGCAGCCTCGATCTCGAACGCGCGCTGCGCTCGGGCGAGAAGGCGTTCGAACCCGGCCTGCTCGCCAAGGCGCACCGCGGATTTCTTTATATCGACGAGATCAACCTGCTCGAAGACCATCTGGTCGACCTGCTGCTCGATGTGGCAGCCTCGGGCGAGAATGTGGTCGAGCGCGAGGGGCTTTCCGTCCGCCACCCGGCCAAATTCGTGCTGATCGGCAGCGGCAACCCCGAAGAGGGCGAGTTGCGCCCGCAGCTGCTCGACCGTTTCGGCCTGTCGGTGGAAGTGCGCACGCCCAAGGATATCGAGGTGCGGATCGAGATCATGCGCCTCGTCGCCGCCAACGAGGCTGACCCGCAGGCCTTTGCCGCGCGCTGGGCGGAGGACGACGCAGCGACCCTCAACCGCGTGGCCAAGGGCAAGGCGCGGCTCGCCAAGCTTGCGCCGGGCGAGGACGTGCTGCGCGATGCCGCCGAATTGTGCCTTGCCGTCGGCGCGGATGGCCTGCGCGGCGAGCTGACCCTGATGCGCGCCGCCCGCGCGCTGGCGGCGCTTGAAGGCGCGAAGAAGGTCACGCGCAAGCATCTGATCGCCATCGCCCCTTCCGCGTTGCGCCACCGGCTGCGGCGCGATGTGCTCGACGAGACGGGCTCCACCGTGCGCATTACCCGGGCGATTGCCGAGCTGTTCGGATGA
- a CDS encoding ferredoxin--NADP reductase — protein sequence MNQPTLTRDQFTESAALSVETITYVHHWCEGLFTLKMTRPASFRFRSGEFVMIGLPGDNGKPLLRAYSVASPSYEEELEFLSIKVQDGPLTSRLQHIKVGDPIYLGKKPTGTLVTDALLPGKRLFMLSTGTGLAPFMSLVRDPEVYQMFEEVIVVHSVRNVNELAYRELLESKLEGDPLLEDEDRAKMIYVPTVTREPFRTQGRIQALIDDGRLFEQSKGPQRFVPDEDRVMLCGSMAMIKDHAADLERRGFEEGANNKPGQFVIERAFVG from the coding sequence TTGAACCAGCCCACTCTGACCCGCGACCAGTTCACCGAAAGCGCGGCGCTCTCTGTCGAGACCATCACCTATGTGCACCACTGGTGCGAAGGGCTGTTCACGCTCAAGATGACGCGCCCGGCGAGCTTCCGCTTCCGCTCGGGCGAGTTCGTGATGATCGGCCTGCCCGGTGACAACGGCAAGCCGCTGCTGCGCGCCTATTCGGTCGCCTCGCCTTCCTATGAGGAGGAACTGGAGTTCCTCTCGATCAAGGTGCAGGACGGCCCGCTGACCTCGCGGCTGCAGCACATCAAGGTCGGCGATCCGATCTACCTCGGCAAGAAGCCGACCGGCACGCTGGTGACCGACGCGCTGCTGCCGGGCAAGCGGCTGTTCATGCTCTCGACCGGCACCGGCCTTGCGCCCTTCATGAGCCTCGTGCGCGATCCCGAGGTCTACCAGATGTTCGAGGAAGTGATCGTCGTCCATTCCGTGCGCAACGTGAACGAGCTGGCCTATCGCGAGCTGCTGGAAAGCAAGCTCGAAGGCGATCCGCTGCTCGAAGACGAAGACCGCGCGAAGATGATCTACGTGCCGACGGTGACCCGCGAGCCCTTCCGCACGCAGGGCCGCATTCAGGCGCTGATCGACGATGGGCGGCTGTTCGAGCAGTCGAAGGGCCCGCAGCGGTTTGTGCCGGACGAGGACCGCGTGATGCTGTGCGGCTCGATGGCGATGATCAAGGATCACGCGGCCGATCTGGAACGCCGCGGCTTTGAAGAAGGCGCGAACAACAAGCCGGGGCAGTTTGTCATCGAGCGGGCGTTTGTGGGGTAA
- a CDS encoding ABC transporter ATP-binding protein, with amino-acid sequence MSLEFRHIAHAYGQVRALEDISFSAPAGEITCLLGASGCGKSTLLGLAAGLLRVQQGEIALGGEVLADAQRSPPPEARPVGLVFQDGALFPHMTLAANVAFGLPKALRGEADSWLAKVGLAGMGARYPHELSGGQQQRAALARAMAPGPQVLLMDEPFASVDIVLRRKLRRECRILLREAGVTVVLVTHDPAEALDIGDRIAVMESGRIVQFGTPQELHEAPANAAVGAIFSGAQVIAGSRAEEGLDTPFGLWPLASLGTELPDVSHFDLLVQADRLVPVPDVRGCAVRDVHPMGARSRVLLDGADGATITVETALTVDPSKTYSLVPDAESVRAFPRS; translated from the coding sequence TTGAGCCTCGAATTTCGTCATATTGCCCATGCTTATGGTCAGGTGCGGGCGCTGGAGGACATTTCTTTCAGCGCGCCGGCCGGCGAGATCACGTGCCTGCTTGGCGCGTCGGGTTGCGGGAAGTCAACACTGCTCGGCCTCGCGGCAGGCTTGTTGCGGGTACAGCAGGGCGAGATCGCACTGGGCGGCGAAGTGCTGGCCGATGCGCAGCGCAGCCCGCCGCCCGAAGCGCGGCCGGTGGGGCTGGTGTTTCAGGACGGGGCGCTGTTTCCGCACATGACGCTCGCCGCCAATGTCGCTTTCGGCCTGCCCAAGGCGCTTCGGGGCGAGGCGGACAGCTGGCTCGCCAAGGTGGGGCTTGCCGGGATGGGCGCGCGCTATCCGCACGAGCTTTCCGGCGGGCAGCAGCAGCGCGCCGCGCTTGCCCGGGCGATGGCGCCGGGGCCGCAGGTTCTGTTGATGGACGAGCCCTTCGCCAGCGTCGATATCGTGTTGCGGCGCAAGCTGCGGCGCGAATGCCGCATCCTGCTGCGCGAGGCCGGGGTCACGGTGGTGCTGGTGACGCATGACCCGGCCGAGGCGCTCGATATCGGTGACCGGATTGCGGTGATGGAGAGCGGGCGGATCGTCCAGTTCGGTACGCCGCAGGAACTCCACGAAGCCCCCGCCAACGCTGCCGTGGGCGCGATTTTCAGCGGGGCGCAGGTAATCGCGGGAAGCCGCGCAGAGGAGGGGCTGGACACGCCTTTCGGGTTGTGGCCGCTGGCCAGCCTCGGCACGGAATTGCCCGATGTGTCGCATTTCGATCTGCTGGTGCAGGCCGACCGGCTGGTGCCGGTGCCCGATGTGCGCGGATGCGCTGTGCGCGACGTGCATCCGATGGGCGCGCGTAGCCGCGTGCTGCTGGATGGTGCGGACGGGGCGACGATAACGGTCGAAACCGCGCTGACGGTCGATCCCTCCAAGACCTATAGCCTCGTCCCCGACGCCGAGAGCGTGCGCGCCTTCCCCCGCAGTTAG
- a CDS encoding acyl-CoA dehydrogenase family protein, translating to MLATSYRTAYNEDHEAFRDTVRKVFAEHLTPHMEEHEANGIVPRDVWKTMGDAGMLCMTVKEENGGLGLDFGFNCVLTEELSYLGSSAGFTLQNDITANYFERLGNPEQRAKYLPGMVSGDIITAIAMTEPGAGSDLQGIRTTAKKDGNHLVINGSKTYITNGQNADCVIVVAKTDPELGSKGISLVLVDADTPGFERGRNLDKIGQHAADTSELFFNDCRVPMTNILGAEGMGFVHLMEELPQERLGIAVGAQAAAQRAFDEAVTFTKDRKAFGKTVFEFQNTKFTLADLKAKLQVGWAHLDWAIRKHLAGELTTAEASAAKLWHTDLQWDLCDASLQLHGGAGYMNEYAIARLWRDARVTRIFGGTNEIMKEVISRSI from the coding sequence ATGCTCGCGACCTCCTATCGCACCGCCTATAACGAAGACCACGAGGCCTTCCGCGACACCGTCCGCAAGGTCTTTGCCGAACACCTCACCCCGCACATGGAGGAGCACGAGGCCAACGGCATCGTCCCGCGTGATGTGTGGAAGACAATGGGCGACGCCGGGATGCTGTGCATGACGGTGAAGGAGGAAAACGGCGGCCTTGGCCTCGATTTCGGCTTCAACTGCGTGCTGACCGAGGAACTCAGCTACCTCGGCTCGTCCGCGGGCTTCACGCTCCAGAACGACATCACGGCGAACTATTTCGAGCGCCTCGGCAACCCCGAACAGCGCGCCAAGTACCTGCCCGGCATGGTCAGCGGCGATATCATCACCGCGATCGCCATGACCGAACCGGGCGCAGGGTCCGACCTTCAGGGCATCCGCACCACCGCCAAGAAGGACGGCAACCACCTCGTCATCAACGGCTCGAAAACCTACATCACCAACGGTCAGAACGCCGATTGCGTGATCGTGGTCGCCAAGACCGATCCCGAGCTGGGCTCCAAGGGCATCAGCCTTGTTCTGGTCGACGCCGACACCCCCGGCTTCGAGCGCGGGCGCAATCTCGACAAGATCGGCCAGCACGCCGCCGATACCTCCGAACTGTTCTTCAACGATTGCCGCGTGCCGATGACCAACATCCTCGGCGCGGAAGGCATGGGGTTTGTGCACCTGATGGAGGAACTGCCGCAGGAACGCCTCGGCATCGCGGTCGGCGCGCAGGCGGCGGCGCAGCGGGCGTTTGACGAGGCGGTGACCTTCACCAAGGACCGCAAGGCTTTCGGCAAGACCGTGTTCGAATTCCAGAACACCAAGTTCACCCTCGCGGACCTCAAGGCCAAGCTGCAAGTGGGCTGGGCGCACCTCGACTGGGCGATCCGCAAGCATCTCGCAGGCGAACTCACCACCGCCGAGGCCTCCGCGGCCAAGCTGTGGCACACCGATCTGCAATGGGATCTGTGCGATGCGTCGCTGCAACTCCACGGCGGGGCGGGCTACATGAACGAATACGCCATCGCCCGCCTGTGGCGCGACGCGCGCGTGACGCGGATCTTCGGCGGGACGAACGAGATCATGAAGGAAGTGATCTCGCGGAGTATTTGA
- a CDS encoding Fe(3+) ABC transporter substrate-binding protein gives MIRLFQAALAFVGLLALSACADESASEGVPVTGEINIYSSRHYDTDLALYEDFTKATGIKVNRIEADADALIERIAAEGEFSPADLLITVDAGRLWRAEEAGILSPVDSKILEERIPANLRDPQKRWFALSTRARIIIYNKAKGKPAGLDTYEGLADPALKGRICMRSSSSVYNIALLSSMIVHDGPEKAGAWAKGVVANFARPPQGNDMSNIEAVAAGECDISLVNTYYLARFDTPDKRKVLDAIGIIFPNQASTGTHVNMSGAGVVKTAPNRANAILFLEYLSSESAQKYLANGNNEYPAAKGVAPTSAVEALGTFKADPLGAAEIGKNEARAVELYNAARWN, from the coding sequence ATGATCAGACTGTTCCAAGCCGCCCTGGCGTTTGTCGGCCTGCTTGCCCTGTCCGCTTGCGCCGACGAAAGCGCCAGCGAAGGCGTGCCGGTCACCGGCGAGATCAACATTTATTCCTCGCGCCATTACGATACCGATCTGGCGCTGTACGAGGATTTCACCAAGGCCACCGGCATCAAGGTCAACCGCATCGAGGCCGATGCCGACGCGCTGATCGAGCGGATCGCGGCCGAGGGCGAGTTCAGTCCGGCGGACCTGCTCATCACGGTCGACGCCGGACGCCTGTGGCGCGCCGAGGAAGCGGGAATCCTCTCGCCGGTGGATTCAAAGATCCTCGAAGAGCGCATCCCCGCCAACCTGCGCGATCCGCAAAAGCGCTGGTTCGCCCTGTCGACCCGCGCGCGGATCATCATCTACAACAAGGCCAAGGGGAAGCCCGCAGGCCTCGACACTTACGAGGGTCTCGCGGACCCCGCGCTGAAGGGCCGCATCTGCATGCGTTCGTCCTCCAGCGTGTACAACATCGCGCTGCTCTCCAGCATGATCGTGCATGACGGGCCGGAGAAGGCGGGCGCCTGGGCCAAGGGCGTGGTCGCCAACTTCGCGCGGCCCCCGCAGGGCAACGACATGTCGAACATCGAGGCCGTGGCGGCAGGCGAATGCGACATCTCGCTGGTCAACACCTATTACCTCGCGCGCTTCGACACGCCGGATAAGCGCAAGGTGCTGGACGCGATCGGCATCATCTTCCCCAATCAGGCAAGCACGGGCACCCATGTGAACATGAGCGGGGCAGGGGTGGTGAAGACCGCGCCGAACCGGGCGAATGCGATTCTGTTCCTCGAATACCTCTCGTCCGAGAGTGCCCAGAAATATCTCGCCAACGGCAATAATGAATACCCCGCGGCCAAGGGCGTTGCGCCGACCTCGGCGGTCGAGGCGCTCGGCACGTTCAAGGCGGACCCGCTGGGCGCAGCCGAGATCGGCAAAAACGAGGCCAGAGCGGTCGAGCTTTACAACGCCGCGCGCTGGAACTGA
- a CDS encoding ABC transporter permease produces MSRLRQFAGRDASGGNGWSIAALAIAALAGLPIAAILWASLAGGGEALGDLAATVLPTYIANTALLMLLAGGIAAVTGTGCAWLVAATRFPGRSVLSWALVLPLALPAYLAAYLYADLLDYAGPVQSALRDATGWSAGQYSFPDIRSLGGGAFVLGFVLYPYVYLLARTAFATQSLTQFRAARSLGAAPARAFWRVALPAARPAIAGGLALVLMEVLADFGVAEYFAIPTFSTGIFRSWLAMGDKAAALKLAAVMLVFVIALVAWEAQTRAGRSDSRDGLAARGADEEPLVALTPTGKALAFAACLTPVLLGFVLPAGYLATMAMTETAQAAAGELGTYIRDSLWLGLAAAGLCLAAALLLAFARTRSTSRVTASAIRLATLGYALPGALLAVGLLAPLGAFDVALTRFARDSLGWSGGLLLTGTSAVLVYALSVRFMTVAYNSVSGGIARIPPGLDAAARSLGAAPSRVLARIYAPLLAPSLAGAAALVFIDTLRELPATLILRPFNLETLATRTYRLAGDERLVEAAIPALILLAAGLLPVLVLNRLGKR; encoded by the coding sequence TTGAGCCGCCTTAGGCAATTTGCAGGCCGGGACGCAAGCGGCGGCAACGGATGGAGCATCGCCGCGCTGGCGATTGCCGCGCTGGCCGGGTTGCCGATTGCCGCGATCCTGTGGGCCTCGCTTGCGGGCGGAGGGGAGGCGCTGGGCGACCTCGCGGCGACTGTGCTGCCGACCTACATCGCCAACACCGCGCTGCTGATGCTGCTGGCGGGCGGGATCGCAGCCGTAACCGGGACCGGCTGCGCCTGGCTGGTCGCAGCGACGCGCTTTCCGGGGCGCAGCGTACTGAGCTGGGCGCTGGTGCTGCCGCTGGCCCTGCCCGCCTATCTTGCCGCCTATCTTTACGCTGACCTGCTGGATTATGCCGGGCCGGTGCAAAGCGCGCTGCGCGATGCGACGGGATGGAGCGCGGGGCAGTACTCCTTCCCCGATATCCGGTCTTTGGGCGGCGGGGCGTTTGTGCTGGGCTTCGTGCTCTATCCCTACGTCTATCTCCTCGCCCGCACTGCCTTTGCCACGCAGAGCCTGACGCAGTTCCGCGCCGCGCGGAGCCTCGGCGCGGCCCCGGCGCGCGCGTTCTGGCGGGTGGCTCTCCCCGCTGCGCGTCCCGCCATCGCGGGCGGTCTTGCGCTGGTGCTGATGGAGGTGCTCGCAGATTTCGGCGTGGCCGAATACTTCGCGATCCCCACCTTCTCCACCGGCATCTTCCGCAGCTGGCTGGCGATGGGGGACAAGGCCGCCGCCCTGAAACTTGCCGCCGTGATGCTGGTCTTCGTCATCGCGCTGGTCGCATGGGAAGCGCAGACGCGCGCCGGTCGCAGTGACAGCCGCGATGGCCTCGCTGCACGCGGGGCGGATGAAGAACCACTTGTGGCGCTCACCCCAACGGGCAAGGCGCTGGCCTTCGCCGCCTGCCTGACCCCGGTGCTGCTCGGCTTCGTCCTGCCTGCCGGGTATCTTGCCACGATGGCAATGACCGAGACTGCGCAGGCCGCTGCCGGAGAGCTTGGCACCTATATCCGCGACAGCCTGTGGCTCGGCCTTGCCGCGGCGGGCCTGTGCCTTGCCGCCGCGCTGCTGCTTGCCTTTGCCCGCACGCGATCGACCTCGCGCGTCACTGCCAGCGCGATCCGGCTGGCAACCTTGGGCTATGCGCTGCCCGGCGCACTGCTGGCGGTGGGTCTGCTCGCGCCCCTGGGGGCCTTCGACGTCGCGCTCACCCGCTTTGCGCGCGACAGCCTCGGCTGGAGCGGCGGGTTGCTGCTGACGGGGACGAGCGCGGTGCTGGTCTATGCGCTGTCGGTGCGGTTCATGACGGTCGCCTATAACAGCGTCAGCGGCGGTATCGCGCGCATTCCTCCGGGGCTTGACGCTGCTGCCCGCAGCCTCGGCGCTGCACCGTCACGCGTCCTTGCCCGCATCTATGCGCCGCTCCTCGCCCCGAGCCTTGCGGGCGCCGCCGCGCTGGTGTTCATCGACACCCTGCGCGAACTGCCCGCCACGCTGATCCTGCGCCCCTTCAACCTCGAAACCCTCGCCACCCGCACATACCGCCTCGCGGGCGACGAGCGGCTGGTGGAGGCGGCTATCCCTGCGCTGATCCTGCTGGCGGCGGGACTGCTGCCGGTGCTGGTGCTCAACCGGCTGGGCAAGCGTTAG